A DNA window from Chrysiogenes arsenatis DSM 11915 contains the following coding sequences:
- a CDS encoding poly-beta-1,6-N-acetyl-D-glucosamine N-deacetylase PgaB: MDLSRFGSWDVLFATLKAQGYHGVILRAFHNQGDRYLTFHVRSEAREVLPTSGVYFTTALAPTLEDHFLSAVPAARAHGLTIYGWLGGRRTDWLATNSPLKDPVSGRLSLFTPASRHYVASLFADLARTGVDGILIQDDLVYRTHDERPETVFVRGASGYTEEYIRLAHARAEVIAQTVREISTATRAVNPDVALSMNLYYEAGLLNDSALMWLGQDVALFAALPVEQFTVMSYHRQISQELSLSVTEGMATSQAIVARLIEQLGKARVVAKVQTVDFRGGAPLPRHELVELLQMFPPDTPRIFMPLRGVLP; encoded by the coding sequence ATGGATTTGTCGCGTTTTGGTAGCTGGGATGTGTTATTTGCCACGTTGAAAGCGCAAGGATACCATGGGGTCATTTTACGCGCCTTTCATAATCAAGGCGATCGTTACCTGACTTTTCATGTGAGATCAGAGGCGCGTGAAGTACTTCCAACTTCAGGGGTCTATTTCACGACGGCACTGGCGCCGACCCTGGAAGATCATTTTCTCAGCGCGGTACCCGCAGCAAGGGCTCATGGGTTAACGATTTATGGATGGCTTGGCGGACGCCGAACCGATTGGTTGGCGACGAACTCACCACTGAAAGATCCGGTCAGTGGGCGCTTATCGCTTTTTACTCCGGCAAGCCGCCACTATGTCGCATCATTATTCGCTGACCTTGCTCGTACGGGTGTGGATGGTATTTTGATTCAAGACGATCTGGTCTATCGCACGCATGATGAGCGTCCGGAAACGGTTTTTGTCCGTGGTGCCTCAGGTTACACCGAGGAATATATCCGGTTGGCGCATGCTCGTGCCGAAGTAATTGCTCAAACAGTTCGTGAGATTAGTACAGCGACTCGTGCCGTGAATCCGGATGTCGCACTTTCAATGAATTTGTACTATGAAGCGGGTCTGCTAAACGATTCGGCTTTGATGTGGTTGGGGCAGGACGTGGCACTCTTTGCAGCGCTTCCCGTTGAGCAGTTTACTGTGATGAGCTATCATCGGCAGATATCGCAGGAGCTTTCCCTTTCCGTTACGGAAGGGATGGCGACGAGCCAGGCTATTGTGGCGCGGTTGATTGAGCAGCTTGGGAAAGCGCGTGTAGTTGCGAAAGTGCAAACTGTTGACTTTCGCGGTGGGGCGCCATTGCCCC